CTGGACGTATTTGCCCGCCTCGAAGTTAATCTCCTCTCCCTGAAGATCGAAGGTAACCTCTTTGATATCATGGGTCACATCGACTATGGATTTTACGATGGAATCATATTTCTTAATATTAAACAGCTCGTCGGGGATTTTAATGGAAATATCGCTTTTGATCTTCACCTGGCAGGCCAGGCGGATGTTGTCGGCGAGATTCTCCTTTGTCATAAAGGGAGTTTCCGTCGGGAGATAAGGCCCCACATCGCTGGTCACCTGGCATTTGCAGGCTCCGCAGGTCCCTCGCCCACCACAGGCGGAAGGAACAAAAATTTCCTGTCCCGCCAGAGAAGAGAGGAGAGACTCCCCTCCGTCAAGTTTGATTTTCTTTTTGCCGTCGTTTATATCCAGTTCCACCTCGCCGTAGTTGTTGACGACCTTATCGACGATGGAAATGGCCGCAGCCAGTATGGCAGCGATTAGAGCGACAGCTCCTGGTGCTATGATTATCATCATCTCTCAAGCCTCCTTACTGCACACTCAGCATTCCGGAAAAACCGATGAATGCCATAGCCATGAAGCCGATGGTGATAAGGGTGATTCCCGGGCCTTTGAGAGCCGGCGGAACCGGGGCCTTCTCTATCTTTTTATTTATGGCCGAAAGGGCCATTATGGCGAGCCACCAGCCTATACCCGAACCGAAGGAAAACACCACGGTCTGGACGAAGTTGTACTCCCGTATCTGCATAAAGAGAGCCACACCGAGGATAGCGCAGTTTACAGTTATCAGAGGGAGGAAGATCCCCAGAGACAGGTAGAGTGCCGGCGAAACGCGGTCGATAACCATTTCCAGAATCTGAACCGTCGCGGCGATAACGATAATGAAGATGATATAGCGCAGGTAGATGAGATCGAGCGGGATGATGACGAATTTCAACAGCACCCAGTTGAGCATGGAGGTGATGGTCAGAACCACGGTCACCGCCAGCCCCAGGCCGTTAGCCGACTTCATATCCTTGGAAATGGAGATAAAGGAACACATTCCCAGGAAGTTGGCCAGTAGAATGTTGCTTGTGAAGACCGATGCGAAGAGCAGTACTATTGGATGTATTTCCGGA
The Spirochaeta isovalerica genome window above contains:
- a CDS encoding NADH:ubiquinone reductase (Na(+)-transporting) subunit E — translated: MAPEIHPIVLLFASVFTSNILLANFLGMCSFISISKDMKSANGLGLAVTVVLTITSMLNWVLLKFVIIPLDLIYLRYIIFIIVIAATVQILEMVIDRVSPALYLSLGIFLPLITVNCAILGVALFMQIREYNFVQTVVFSFGSGIGWWLAIMALSAINKKIEKAPVPPALKGPGITLITIGFMAMAFIGFSGMLSVQ